Sequence from the Atribacterota bacterium genome:
TGAAAACAGTATTGAGAGAGAACCAATCGGTATTGCTTGTAAAGAAACAGCTGGAACAGGATAGGGTAATCTGGGAAAATTTAGAGCATGCAGAGATAAAGCGATATTAGTCAGAATGAATTAATTAAATATTAATCTACCTGGACATCGGGATATTATAAATAAATACATATAAAAGATATAAATTAAAAAGTAGTTTTGACTTGATTTTTAGCTGTATTTTGATTAAACTAACTATTGGTTAGCTATTTAAACAGAAAAAATTTATTTATAAGTTCTTTTAAAATATAAATTTAAGGTATTTACCAATAATACCTACTTATTGTATTTAATTTCGACTTCAGATTTCTAAGGTTTATGGACTATGAATGTGAAGCGATAGGGTATGTCAGGAAACCGACATGCCTCCCATCATGGAAAGAAATTAAAGATGTAAATGCACGATTTATATCAAGACTTCCTGGATGGGAAGTCTTTTTTGTTTTTAAGGCATTTACAATGGAGGGAAGTGATGAATGGCTACATAATTTTTCAACAGTTAATTTGAATAGTTTTACAAATAAAAATTACGGAGGATGGAAAAAATATGTTAAGAAATTTCAACAAAAAAGTTTTTTTAGCAACATTAGTTGTTGTATTATTAAGTGGAATATTTGTAATGTCAACTATTGCAAATGAAGATCAAAAAGGAGAGTTGGTTATCTTTCATGCTGGAAGCTTGACAGTACCTGTTGATAATTTAAAAACTGCTTTTAATGAGATTTACCCAAATATTGAGGTTAAAACTCAGGCAGGCGGAAGTCGTGCTATTGCCCGTGAAGTTGCAGAACTTGGAAAACCAGCAGATATTCTAATGTCAGCAGACTATATGGTAATAAATAATTTGCTTATTCCGGATCATGCAGATTGGAATGCAGTTTTTGCCGTAAATTCCATGGTTATTATGTATACTGATCAAAGTAAATATGCTGATGAAATTAATGAGGACAACTGGTATGAGGTCCTTGTAAGGGATGGAGTCCAATACGGACACAGTGAACCGGATATGGATCCCTGTGGATACCGTTCTGTCCTGTTATTCCAGCTTGCAGAAAATTACTACCAGAAAGAAGGAATAAACCAGGCACTTTTAGAAAATATTCCTCAGAAAAATATTCGTCCCAAATCTGTTGAACTGATTGCCATGCTGGAAACAGGTGCCCTTGATTATGCATTTGAATATGAATCAGTAGCTCTTCAACACCAGGCAATGGATGACAGCTTTAAATTTGTGAAATTGCCTGATGCTATTAACTTGAGCTCTCTCAAATATGCAGATGATTATGCAAAAGCTACCATAGAACTCTCTGGGGCGGAACCTGGAACAACTATTACCACTAAGGGTGAACCTATTGTCTATAGTCTGACCATGCCCTTTAATGGCGAAAATCGTGAGAATGCTATTACATTCCTGCAGTTCTTATTTGATGAAGAGAAGGGACTTAAGATACTGTATGAATCAGGC
This genomic interval carries:
- the wtpA gene encoding tungstate ABC transporter substrate-binding protein WtpA; amino-acid sequence: MLRNFNKKVFLATLVVVLLSGIFVMSTIANEDQKGELVIFHAGSLTVPVDNLKTAFNEIYPNIEVKTQAGGSRAIAREVAELGKPADILMSADYMVINNLLIPDHADWNAVFAVNSMVIMYTDQSKYADEINEDNWYEVLVRDGVQYGHSEPDMDPCGYRSVLLFQLAENYYQKEGINQALLENIPQKNIRPKSVELIAMLETGALDYAFEYESVALQHQAMDDSFKFVKLPDAINLSSLKYADDYAKATIELSGAEPGTTITTKGEPIVYSLTMPFNGENRENAITFLQFLFDEEKGLKILYESGQPVVEVEAVNGRENVPEELADLIK